One window of the Pyrus communis chromosome 17, drPyrComm1.1, whole genome shotgun sequence genome contains the following:
- the LOC137723627 gene encoding GATA transcription factor 26-like — MGKQGPCYHCGVTSTPLWRNGPPDKPVLCNACGSRWRTKGTLVNYTPLHARAEPDDYEDHRVSRVKSISVNKNKEIKLVKRKQNPESVVAGGVNSDYSHGFRKLTEEDTSNRSSSGSAVSNSESCAQFGSGDASDLTGPAQSMVWDSMVPSRKRTCVGRPKPSPVEKLTKDLYTILHEQQSSYFSGSSEEDLLFESETPMVSVEIGHGSVLIRHPNSIAREEESEASSISVDNKQCHANEAYSHSATLFVHNNNKGVNMASTVSGRMNNLSGQGMQHEPMKREKSQLDNLQILGSHNSPLCHVDLNDILNFEEFTRQLTNEEQQQLLKHLPPVDAIKFPYSLESMFDSPQFIENLTSFQQLLAEGVFDISFPGAKTEDCKTLKRLALSNSSKSKWVERYHLLKKYKTSYGKSIVSAPNMASSNFRHVKRLQDNETQSLPDVKMMKSPKRIIMKGSYENKDLMDYDGGSCFSPKSLFALPPDGSSFLMDSMNFVDESSDQDLLLDVPSNGSFAQAELLHPAMSFGAPQATSSSSIYPHVLHP, encoded by the exons ATGGGCAAGCAAGGACCTTGCTATCACTGTGGAGTCACAA GCACTCCCCTTTGGCGCAATGGGCCACCTGACAAGCCAGTACTTTGCAATGCATGTGGTTCTCGATGGAGGACTAAGGGAACGCTAGTAAATTACACGCCTCTACATGCTCGAGCAGAACCTGATGATTATGAAGATCACAGAGTTTCTAGGGTGAAGAGCATATctgtaaacaaaaacaaagaaataaaactggTCAAAAGAAAGCAGAATCCTGAGAGTGTGGTGGCTGGAGGAGTTAATTCTGATTATTCCCATGGTTTCCGAAAGTTAACTGAAGAAGATACAAGTAATAGGTCCAGTTCTGGGTCTGCTGTGTCTAACTCTGAGAGCTGTGCACAATTTGGCAGCGGAGATGCTAGTGATTTGACAG GTCCTGCTCAGTCAATGGTATGGGATTCGATGGTACCTTCTAGGAAAAGGACCTGTGTAGGCCGTCCTAAGCCATCTCCTGTTGAAAAGCTCACAAAGGATCTGTATACCATTTTACATGAACAACAGTCTTCCTACTTCTCCGGGTCCTCTGAAGAGGATCTGCTTTTTGAGAGTGAAACACCAATGGTTTCTGTTGAGATAGGCCATGGAAGTGTTCTCATTAGGCATCCCAACTCAATAGCACGAGAAGAGGAATCTGAAGCTAGCTCGATTTCGGTTGATAATAAGCAGTGCCATGCAAATGAGGCTTATTCCCATTCTGCAACCCTTTTTGTACATAATAATAACAAGGGTGTCAATATGGCCAGTACTGTATCTGGAAGGATGAATAATCTTTCAGGACAAGGGATGCAACATGAGCCAATGAAAAG GGAAAAGTCTCAACTTGACAACTTGCAAATCTTGGGAAGCCATAATTCACCGCTGTGTCATGTAGATTTAAAT gatattttaaattttgaagagTTTACGAGGCAATTAACAAATGAGGAACAACAGCAATTACTGAAACATCTACCTCCAGTTGATGCTATTAAATTTCCTTATAG CCTCGAAAGTATGTTTGATAGCCCTCAATTCATAGAGAACTTGACTTCCTTTCAGCAACTGCTAGCAGAAGGCGTCTTTGATATCTCCTTCCCCGGGGCAAAAACTGAAGACTGTAAGACTTTGAAAAGGCTTGCATTGTCCAATTCTTCAAAATCTAAATGGGTTGAACGCTATCATCTTCTCAAG AAGTATAAAACTAGCTATGGAAAGTCTATTGTTTCTGCGCCTAACATGGCATCTAGTAACTTTCGACATGTCAAGAGACTGCAGGACAATGAGACTCAAAGTTTACCAG ATGTAAAGATGATGAAAAGCCCCAAAAGGATAATTATGAAGGGTAGCTATGAAAACAAGGATCTCATGGACTACGATGGAGGTTCTTGCTTTAGTCCAAAAAGCCTATTTGCTTTGCCTCCTGATGGGAGTTCTTTCCTAATGGATTCTATGAATTTTGTCGATGAAAGTTCTGACCAGGATCTCCTCCTGGATGTTCCATCCAATGGTTCTTTCGCCCAAGCAGAGCTCCTTCACCCAGCCATGAGTTTTGGTGCCCCACAGGCAACTAGTAGTAGCTCGATATACCCACATGTACTCCATCCCTGA